A window of Phycobacter azelaicus contains these coding sequences:
- a CDS encoding CmpA/NrtA family ABC transporter substrate-binding protein — protein MTIKSLGNPFSEKTDLRHGADCGCEGCLSGHGHDKTHAEPAQMSSEQMLERAVESAVVRSVFGQNDIGRRSFMGMLGGGTVAAALASVFPLEEAKAAILDELGPPEKSDLNIGFVPITCATPIIMAQPMGFYERYGLNAQVIKTAGWAVARDKSLSGEYDASHMLTPMPLAMTLGAGSVAEPYIMPAVENINGQAIVLSNEHLDKRDPKQWKGFTFGVPFEYSMHNFLLRYYVAEHGLDPDVDIQIRVVPPPEMVANLRAGNLDGYLSPDPFNQRAVWEGIGFIHMLTKDIWEGHPCCAFAAPLSFATELPNTYGALLKAIIDATQYASNPDNRKEISEAIAPTNYLNQPVPVIEQVLTGTYADGLGEVQRVPDRIDFDPFPWHSMGVWILTQMKRWGYIEGDVDYKSVAEQVYLAADAKKVMNDLGYEAPEVTYKTHTIMGKTFDPAKPEEYVSSFAIGKG, from the coding sequence ATGACGATCAAGAGCCTTGGAAATCCATTCTCGGAAAAGACCGATCTTCGGCACGGCGCCGATTGTGGCTGCGAGGGATGCCTGTCGGGCCACGGACACGACAAGACCCACGCCGAGCCTGCGCAGATGTCATCGGAACAGATGCTGGAGCGCGCAGTTGAGAGCGCCGTTGTGCGCTCGGTCTTTGGTCAGAATGACATCGGGCGCCGTTCTTTCATGGGAATGCTCGGTGGGGGCACCGTTGCAGCGGCTCTGGCGTCGGTCTTTCCACTTGAAGAGGCCAAGGCGGCCATCCTGGATGAGCTTGGGCCACCCGAGAAATCGGACCTCAACATCGGCTTTGTGCCGATCACCTGCGCAACGCCTATCATCATGGCTCAGCCCATGGGGTTCTACGAACGTTATGGTCTGAACGCGCAGGTCATCAAGACGGCCGGCTGGGCGGTGGCGCGGGACAAGTCCCTATCGGGAGAATATGACGCCAGCCACATGCTGACCCCGATGCCTTTGGCGATGACGCTGGGCGCCGGGTCCGTTGCGGAACCCTACATCATGCCCGCGGTCGAGAACATCAACGGCCAGGCCATCGTTCTGTCGAACGAACATCTGGACAAGCGCGATCCGAAACAGTGGAAGGGCTTCACCTTTGGCGTGCCCTTCGAGTATTCGATGCACAACTTCCTGCTGCGCTACTATGTGGCCGAGCATGGCCTCGACCCCGATGTGGATATCCAGATCCGCGTTGTGCCGCCGCCAGAGATGGTTGCCAACCTGCGCGCCGGGAACCTTGACGGTTATCTTTCGCCCGATCCATTCAATCAGCGTGCCGTCTGGGAAGGCATCGGTTTCATCCATATGCTGACCAAGGACATCTGGGAGGGCCATCCTTGCTGCGCCTTTGCCGCGCCGCTGTCCTTTGCGACCGAGCTGCCAAACACCTATGGTGCACTGCTGAAAGCGATCATCGATGCAACGCAGTATGCCTCCAACCCCGACAACCGCAAGGAAATATCCGAAGCGATCGCGCCGACCAACTATCTGAACCAGCCGGTTCCGGTGATCGAGCAGGTGCTGACCGGCACCTATGCCGATGGTCTGGGTGAGGTGCAGCGCGTGCCCGACCGCATCGATTTCGATCCCTTCCCATGGCATTCCATGGGGGTCTGGATCCTTACGCAGATGAAACGCTGGGGCTATATCGAAGGCGATGTCGATTACAAATCTGTGGCCGAGCAGGTTTACCTCGCGGCCGATGCGAAGAAGGTGATGAACGATCTTGGCTACGAGGCGCCAGAGGTCACCTACAAAACTCACACCATCATGGGCAAAACCTTCGATCCAGCCAAACCGGAAGAATATGTCTCCAGCTTTGCGATCGGAAAGGGCTG
- a CDS encoding sigma 54-interacting transcriptional regulator, producing MSLDLLDSDSLLQSIPEAVLILDTTSDRIVTWNAAAARLLTGQDAAEPSAFSHFLDKAMARFVVFLDEVDHRGHGWTRDVPLRTADGSALKCELRAQPVTNRQGWLILSITDLSALDQRAETAALAETFRAGIVNWKRTEGFFAELERQNQLILHAAGEGIYGVNADGKTTFVNRAAREMLGWTSEDLLGKDIHSMIHHHHLSGDVYPSHECPIYRSFRFEQVHRIEDEVFWRKDGKPIRVEYVSTPIYDQQVLAGAVVIFRDITERKETERKLREAMAEVAALRDRLEQENAYLQEAITSERAHHDIIGTSLAIQQIVARIDLVAQTTATVLITGETGTGKSLIATEIHKTSPRAKRPLIHFKCSSVAPEEVEAELFGQMRGAPNGATRDKPGKLELAHGGTLFVDDVEELPLEIQGKLLHALQKGAVTRLGDTREKPLDIRVIAATSLSEDAVRRTGRIREDLHLFLNVFPITCPALRERPEDVPLLASHLLKIACRRLNRQVPVITERAVRQMQAYDWPGNVRELRNVMERAAIVSRDGKLVLELSAGAPEAPQGRGSFVTEAQMQEMVRNNIIAALRETEGRVSGDNGAAALLQIKPTTLYSRIKSFGIQQMDWA from the coding sequence ATGTCCCTGGATCTTCTCGACAGCGATTCCCTTCTTCAGTCCATCCCCGAGGCCGTCCTTATCCTCGACACCACCTCTGATCGCATCGTGACCTGGAACGCGGCGGCGGCCCGGTTGCTGACAGGGCAGGATGCGGCAGAGCCTTCGGCTTTCTCCCATTTCTTGGACAAGGCCATGGCGAGATTTGTGGTTTTCCTGGACGAGGTGGATCACCGCGGGCACGGCTGGACACGTGATGTTCCCCTGCGCACCGCGGATGGCAGCGCTCTGAAATGCGAGTTACGTGCACAACCGGTCACGAACCGCCAGGGCTGGCTGATCCTGTCGATAACCGACCTGAGCGCGCTGGACCAGCGGGCCGAAACCGCCGCCCTGGCCGAGACCTTTCGTGCAGGCATCGTAAATTGGAAGCGCACTGAAGGCTTCTTTGCCGAATTGGAGCGACAGAACCAGCTGATCCTGCACGCTGCGGGGGAAGGCATCTACGGCGTCAATGCGGATGGCAAGACCACTTTCGTGAACCGCGCCGCGCGTGAAATGCTAGGCTGGACCTCCGAGGATCTTCTGGGCAAGGACATCCATTCGATGATCCACCACCACCACCTGAGTGGTGATGTGTATCCATCCCATGAGTGCCCAATCTACCGGTCCTTCCGCTTTGAACAGGTACACCGCATCGAGGACGAGGTGTTTTGGCGCAAGGATGGCAAACCGATCCGGGTGGAGTACGTCTCGACCCCAATTTATGATCAGCAGGTACTGGCGGGCGCCGTAGTGATCTTCCGCGACATCACCGAACGCAAGGAGACCGAACGAAAGCTGCGCGAGGCTATGGCGGAGGTCGCCGCCCTGCGGGACAGATTGGAACAGGAAAACGCCTACCTTCAGGAGGCGATTACCTCCGAACGCGCACATCACGACATTATTGGAACATCACTGGCGATCCAGCAGATCGTCGCCCGGATTGACCTCGTGGCTCAGACTACGGCCACCGTGCTGATCACCGGCGAAACCGGCACCGGGAAATCACTGATCGCAACCGAGATCCACAAAACCAGTCCGCGCGCCAAACGCCCCCTCATTCACTTCAAGTGCAGCTCGGTCGCTCCGGAAGAGGTGGAGGCAGAGTTGTTCGGTCAGATGCGCGGCGCCCCCAATGGCGCGACGCGTGACAAGCCCGGCAAGCTAGAGCTGGCCCATGGCGGCACGCTTTTCGTGGACGATGTGGAAGAGCTGCCGCTGGAAATCCAGGGCAAGTTGCTGCACGCGCTACAGAAGGGCGCGGTGACACGGCTGGGCGACACGCGCGAGAAACCGCTCGATATCCGGGTGATTGCTGCGACGTCTCTATCCGAGGATGCTGTGCGCCGCACTGGCCGCATTCGTGAGGACCTGCATCTTTTCCTCAACGTCTTTCCCATCACCTGCCCCGCCCTGCGTGAACGGCCCGAAGATGTCCCCCTACTGGCAAGTCACCTGCTGAAAATCGCCTGTCGGCGGTTGAACCGGCAGGTGCCGGTAATTACCGAACGCGCGGTGCGGCAGATGCAAGCCTATGACTGGCCCGGCAATGTGCGCGAGTTGCGCAACGTGATGGAGCGGGCCGCCATCGTTTCTCGCGACGGCAAGCTGGTGCTGGAGCTGTCAGCGGGCGCGCCCGAAGCGCCGCAGGGGCGCGGTTCTTTTGTAACCGAGGCGCAGATGCAGGAGATGGTGCGCAACAACATCATCGCTGCCCTGCGCGAAACCGAAGGGCGCGTCTCTGGCGACAATGGTGCCGCCGCGCTGTTGCAGATCAAACCGACGACGCTCTATTCGCGGATCAAATCCTTCGGCATCCAACAAATGGACTGGGCCTAA
- a CDS encoding isocitrate lyase/PEP mutase family protein — protein MSLKTRLTQRDILVAPGVYDGLTASLATAAGFEALYLSGAAVAYTRLGRPDIGLTSVSEMADTMTLIADRTHLPVIIDADTGFGNALNAQRTMRLYERAGASALQVEDQTYPKRCGHLTDKSLISAGEMAGKIAAMADARNSDETLIIARTDAIAVEGFGAAIERAETYVEAGADVLFIEAPQSRDQLTSIADHFADRVPLLANMVEGGATPITGADDLEEQGFSIVIFPGGIVRALAKTAGDYYQSLRANGSNRPFADRMYDFAGLNDVIGTADMLAKGASYDRSEN, from the coding sequence ATGAGCCTTAAGACACGGCTGACACAAAGGGACATCTTGGTGGCCCCAGGCGTTTATGACGGGCTGACGGCTTCGCTCGCGACGGCGGCGGGGTTCGAGGCGCTTTATCTCAGCGGCGCAGCGGTAGCCTATACGCGGCTGGGGCGGCCTGACATTGGCCTCACTTCGGTGTCGGAAATGGCGGATACCATGACCCTGATCGCCGACCGGACCCATTTGCCTGTGATCATCGATGCCGATACCGGCTTTGGCAATGCCCTGAATGCGCAACGCACCATGCGCCTTTACGAACGGGCAGGGGCCTCGGCCCTGCAGGTGGAAGACCAGACCTACCCGAAACGCTGCGGCCACCTGACCGACAAATCACTGATCTCGGCGGGGGAAATGGCGGGCAAGATTGCGGCGATGGCGGATGCGCGCAACTCGGACGAAACGCTGATCATCGCGCGCACCGATGCCATCGCCGTTGAAGGTTTTGGAGCGGCGATAGAGCGTGCTGAGACCTATGTGGAGGCGGGCGCAGATGTGCTATTCATCGAGGCTCCGCAGTCTCGGGACCAGTTGACCAGTATCGCAGATCATTTCGCAGATCGCGTGCCGCTATTGGCGAATATGGTCGAAGGGGGCGCAACGCCGATTACTGGCGCCGATGACCTGGAGGAACAGGGCTTTTCCATCGTCATATTCCCCGGCGGCATTGTGCGCGCCCTGGCCAAGACAGCGGGCGATTACTATCAAAGCCTGCGCGCCAATGGCAGCAACCGGCCTTTTGCGGACCGGATGTACGACTTTGCAGGTTTGAATGATGTCATCGGAACCGCTGACATGCTGGCCAAGGGCGCGAGCTATGACCGCTCCGAAAACTGA
- a CDS encoding FAD-dependent oxidoreductase, translating into MTAPKTEVAAPPPAFDFDCETLIVGAGACGLVAALAAHEAGQSVLVVEADAIASGSTALSAGLIPAAGTRLQKAAGIKDDPSCFAADIQAKAKGENNPELVDLLATQSGGVIDWLTDRYGLRFSVLDNFTYPGHSRHRMHGLPSRSGAELINALRAACEAEGIDIIFERRACRLYQAEKRIMGIAVTRPDGGVEEIGCAKLILACNGFGGNRDLVADLLPGIKDGLWFGHDGNRGEAVLWGQQIGADLVHLGAYQGHGNVAHPHGILITWATITEGGIQVNRDGRRFWNEAQGYSEAAQAVLAQPGGEAFTIFDSRIAGIARQFEDFKQAEAAGAVRQSDTIEGLAQDLGLPPEQLRQTLAEVTEGGPDAFGRRFAGAPLRPPYCGVRVTGALFHTQGGLRTDASARVMHRDGTIFENLYAGGGAACGVSGKADSGYLSGNGLLAAVVLGKLAGGAPVDSG; encoded by the coding sequence ATGACCGCTCCGAAAACTGAGGTCGCCGCGCCACCTCCGGCGTTCGATTTCGACTGTGAAACGCTTATTGTCGGAGCCGGGGCTTGCGGTTTGGTGGCAGCGCTTGCGGCCCATGAGGCAGGCCAGTCTGTGCTGGTGGTCGAGGCGGATGCCATAGCCAGCGGCTCCACGGCACTGTCGGCAGGGCTTATCCCCGCAGCCGGAACACGTTTGCAGAAGGCAGCCGGGATCAAAGACGATCCGTCATGTTTTGCCGCGGACATTCAGGCAAAGGCGAAGGGCGAGAATAATCCTGAATTGGTGGATCTACTGGCGACCCAGTCTGGCGGTGTGATCGACTGGCTCACTGACCGCTATGGGTTGCGGTTTTCGGTGCTCGACAATTTTACCTACCCCGGCCATAGCCGTCACAGGATGCATGGGCTGCCCAGCCGCTCTGGCGCCGAGCTGATCAATGCCCTGCGCGCCGCATGCGAAGCGGAAGGTATCGATATCATCTTTGAGCGCCGCGCGTGCCGACTTTATCAGGCGGAGAAGCGTATCATGGGCATTGCCGTCACACGTCCTGATGGCGGAGTGGAAGAGATTGGCTGCGCAAAACTGATCCTTGCCTGCAACGGGTTTGGTGGCAACCGAGACCTGGTGGCGGATCTGTTGCCGGGCATCAAGGACGGGCTTTGGTTCGGACATGATGGCAACCGGGGCGAAGCAGTTCTCTGGGGTCAACAGATCGGAGCGGATCTGGTGCATCTTGGGGCCTATCAGGGTCATGGCAATGTGGCCCACCCGCACGGGATCCTGATCACTTGGGCCACAATCACCGAAGGCGGCATTCAGGTGAACCGTGACGGGCGACGTTTCTGGAACGAGGCACAGGGCTATTCCGAGGCGGCGCAGGCGGTCCTTGCCCAGCCGGGCGGAGAAGCCTTCACCATCTTTGACAGCCGCATCGCCGGGATCGCGCGTCAGTTTGAGGATTTCAAACAGGCCGAAGCCGCAGGCGCGGTCCGCCAAAGCGATACCATTGAGGGGTTGGCGCAGGATCTTGGCCTTCCGCCCGAACAATTGAGGCAAACCCTCGCCGAAGTGACCGAGGGCGGGCCAGATGCCTTTGGGCGCAGGTTTGCGGGCGCGCCGCTCAGGCCACCCTACTGCGGGGTGCGGGTCACAGGCGCGCTGTTTCACACCCAAGGCGGCCTGCGCACAGATGCATCGGCGCGAGTTATGCACCGTGACGGTACGATCTTTGAAAACCTATACGCCGGCGGCGGCGCGGCTTGTGGCGTTTCGGGGAAGGCCGACAGTGGGTATCTGTCGGGCAATGGCCTGCTGGCTGCGGTCGTACTGGGCAAATTGGCCGGCGGCGCGCCGGTGGACTCTGGTTAG